One window of the Bradysia coprophila strain Holo2 chromosome X unlocalized genomic scaffold, BU_Bcop_v1 contig_26, whole genome shotgun sequence genome contains the following:
- the LOC119069112 gene encoding muscle-specific homeobox protein tinman — MLQQGYYEVENSDCGSQSGNDSCNNTPFSVKDILNLVDQGDHYLGCHMESTILQPSQYTSDYGLYTDTSVSTSGLVHYYSNPNSSTYDYNQYSQLPYSSSHFPSNASHTSPHPNDVFTNVQSLDINSSNGKTSHHFNCNLMEATSPTTANNTSIEHVRGLVKVIHTNKIKEEIVSKEPNNQIVTSSKCELRKHAKLRTKRKPRVLFSQAQVLELERRFRQQRYLSAPERELLSQTLNLSPTQVKIWFQNRRYKSKRLQIEGQIKPAKTTPEITMDKVSKTKLLDKSLNRNLLSLDKEVSHEYFTNMHLPPPPSYPGYSLHYDQYSSHINSICNNYDQNHFY; from the exons ATGTTGCAACAAGGATATTATGAAGTTGAAAATTCCGATTGTGGATCACAATCGGGAAATGATTCGTGCAATAACACACCGTTTTCGGTAAAGGATATATTGAATTTAGTGGATCAGGGTGATCATTATCTGGGATGTCACATGGAAag TACTATACTGCAACCGTCACAATATACCAGCGACTATGGACTCTACACAGACACATCGGTATCGACATCGGGACTCGTACATTATTACAGCAATCCAAATAGTTCAACATACGATTACAATCAGTACAGCCAGCTTCCGTATTCATCTTCACATTTTCCATCCAATGCCAGCCACACATCTCCGCATCCGAATGACGTTTTTACCAATGTGCAATCGCTAGACATAAATAGTTCAAATGGCAAAACAAGCCATCACTTTAATTGTAATCTCATGGAAGCAACATCACCAACAACTGCGAATAACACAAGTATTGAACATGTCCGAGGTCTCGTTAAAGTTATTCACACGAATAAGATCAAAGAGGAGATCGTTTCAA AGGAGCCCAACAACCAAATAGTGACGTCATCTAAATGTGAATTGCGAAAACACGCAAAATTGCGAACAAAACGCAAGCCGAGAGTTTTGTTTTCGCAAGCCCAAGTTTTGGAACTGGAACGACGGTTCCGGCAACAACGCTATTTATCCGCTCCGGAACGGGAACTTCTGTCacaaacattgaatttgtCACCAACTCAGGTCAAAATTTGGTTCCAAAATCGACGGTACAAATCGAAACGTTTACAAATTGAGGGACAAATCAAACCCGCTAAAACGACGCCGGAAATTACCATGGACAAGGTATCGAAAACCAAACTGTTGGATAAGTCACTGAATCGCAATTTACTGAGTTTGGATAAGGAGGTCAGTCACGAGTATTTCACAAACATGCACCTACCGCCACCGCCATCGTACCCGGGATACTCATTACACTATGACCAGTATTCGTCACACATCAATTCGATTTGCAATAATTACGATCAGAATCACTTTTACTGA
- the LOC119069111 gene encoding homeobox protein bagpipe, translated as MEKPVLTSKTPSTTPFSINDILTKNNTSIIPRSPDLSRVNNSSENDCQFDKSDNVSETKSESGIHEQIDYCKKSGFRGSLQYYNNNNSRSPYQPLDRRRSLDCFLVKSDSQNEDYDGLRGGDVKSGYFNFMARETPLDMRRCNNDDSECDSPPPFNGNTDGLKSMRKKRSRAAFSHAQVFELERRFAQQRYLSGPERSELAKNLHLTETQVKIWFQNRRYKTKRKLTQQHEIAVLNATKRVPVQVLVREDGSYGHMVLGNGDHMQYSPTIDPALFNMYRNQIQMAYGMQIPQVSFPYFYPTKIPTSIPAPSSSINEESKANIIMYNSRSSGPLNFSKRDTNFNNNDESVNHKSHHRLYSPPISKYSNRDDHKTNISEQEDATEENIEIDSI; from the exons atggaaaaaccaGTGCTCACGTCTAAGACTCCTTCGACTACACCGTTTTCGATAAATGATATTTTGACGAAAAACAATACGAGCATAATTCCTCGATCACCGGACTTAAGCCGCGTGAACAATTCGTCGGAAAATGATTGCCAGTTTGATAAATCAGACAATGTCAGTGAAACGAAATCGGAATCGGGTATCCATGAACAAATTGATTATTGCAAGAAATCTGGATTTCGCGGTTCGTTACAAtattacaacaacaataacagtCGGTCGCCTTATCAGCCCTTAGATCGGCGAAGGTCTTTGGACTGTTTTCTAGTGAAAAGTGATAGTCAAAATGAGGATTACGATGGCTTGAGGGGTGGAGATGTCAAAAGTGGATACTTCAATTTTATGGCACGTGAGACTCCGTTAGACATGAGACGGTGCAATAATGATGACTCAG AATGTGATTCGCCACCACCGTTTAATGGTAACACTGATGGCTTGAAATCGATGCGGAAGAAACGGTCCAGAGCTGCTTTCAGTCATGCAcaa GTGTTCGAACTCGAGAGACGGTTTGCCCAGCAAAGATACCTATCGGGGCCCGAGCGATCAGAACTTGCGAAAAATCTTCATTTGACGGAAACTCAGGTGAAAATTTGGTTCCAAAATCGACgttacaaaacaaaacgaaaattgactCAACAACACGAAATCGCCGTTCTAAACGCTACCAAACGAGTACCGGTCCAAGTTCTCGTAAGAGAGGATGGTTCCTATGGGCATATGGTCTTGGGCAATGGTGACCATATGCAGTACAGTCCAACCATTGACCCAGCTTTATTTAACATGTACAGAAATCAG ATTCAAATGGCGTACGGAATGCAAATACCTCAGGTGTCGTTTCCTTACTTTTATCCCACCAAAATTCCAACGTCAATTCCAGCGCCCAGCAGCAGCATTAACGAAGAGTCGAAAGCAAACATCATTATGTACAATTCTCGGTCGTCTGGTCcgttgaatttttcgaaacGGGACACCAATTTTAACAATAACGACGAAAGTGTGAACCATAAGAGCCATCATCGGTTGTATTCGCCGCCGATTAGTAAATACTCGAATCGTGATGACCATAAAACCAATATATCAGAACAAGAAGATGCGACAGaggaaaatatcgaaatagattcgatttaa